From Camelina sativa cultivar DH55 chromosome 7, Cs, whole genome shotgun sequence, one genomic window encodes:
- the LOC104702285 gene encoding BEL1-like homeodomain protein 11, which produces MEEFRVRVRHECSSLRGTLLDSRYAKAVQCLVEEVIDIGGRDVELCNDILIQQLFPGRKRSGFKLSSEIKSELCSSGFMSLPENHEIHIKITKLLSLLQQVEERFDMYCNQLEQVIAAFEEIAGEGSSKVYTGLALQAMTRHFGSLEEAIISQLNSVRRRFINSHQDVPKIISSGLSQLSLFDGNTSSSLRRLGLVQGPQRHAWKPIRGLPETSVAILRAWLFQHFLHPYPNEAEKLVLASQTGLSKNQVSNWFINARVRLWKPMIEEMYREEFGDSSDESMQREANDDSN; this is translated from the exons ATGGAGGAGTTTAGGGTGAGGGTGAGACATGAGTGTTCATCTCTGCGTGGTACTTTGTTGGATTCAAGATATGCCAAGGCAGTGCAGTGCCTTGTAGAAGAAGTAATCGATATAGGTGGTAGAGATGTTGAGCTTTGCAACGACATACTAATCCAACAGCTGTTTCCAGGAAGGAAAAGATCCGGTTTTAAGTTGTCTTCAGAAATCAAATCCGAACTTTGCAGTTCAGGTTTCATGTCTTTGCCTGAGAATCATGAGATTCATATCAAAATCACCAAGCTTCTCAGTTTATTGCAACAG GTAGAAGAAAGATTTGACATGTACTGCAATCAATTGGAGCAAGTGATTGCAGCATTTGAGGAAATAGCAGGAGAAGGATCATCCAAAGTATACACCGGTTTAGCTCTTCAAGCCATGACTCGACATTTCGGTAGTCTAGAAGAAGCAATAATCTCTCAGCTCAACTCTGTTCGTCGGAGATTCATCAATTCTCATCAAGATGTTCCCAAGATCATCAGCTCTGGCTTATCACAGCTCAGCTTGTTCGATGGGAACACTTCATCATCACTTCGGCGTcttggtttggttcaaggacCACAAAGACATGCTTGGAAACCCATCAGAGGCTTGCCTGAGACTTCCGTTGCTATTCTCCGAGCTTGGCTCTTTCAACATTTCTTGCATCC TTATCCGAATGAAGCAGAGAAGCTGGTGTTGGCGTCTCAAACAGGGCTTTCCAAGAACCAA GTATCGAACTGGTTTATAAATGCTCGAGTACGACTCTGGAAACCGATGATAGAAGAGATGTATAGAGAGGAATTTGGAGATTCCTCAGATGAATCCATGCAAAGAGAAGCTAATGATGATTCAAACTGA
- the LOC104702291 gene encoding probable ubiquitin-conjugating enzyme E2 16, translating to MTSSGAPSRKALSKIATNRLQKELVEWQMNPPTGFKHKVTDNLQRWIIEVIGAPGTLYANDTYQLQVDFPEHYPMESPQVIFLHPAPMHPHIYSNGHICLDILYDSWSPAMTVSSICISILSMLSSSTEKQRPTDNDRYVKNCKNGRSPKETRWWFHDDKV from the exons ATGACTAGTTCCGGTGCTCCTTCTCGCAAg GCTCTGAGCAAGATCGCGACTAATAGACTTCAGAAAGAGCTTGTTGAATGGCAGATGAATCCACCCACTGGCTTCAAACACAAGGTCACTGATAATCTCCAGAG ATGGataattgaagttattggtgCTCCAGGTACTCTGTACGCCAACGATACCTATCAGCTTCAAGTTGATTTTCCTGAACACTATCCAATGGAATCACCACAA GTGATTTTTCTTCATCCAGCACCTATGCATCCTCACATTTACAGCAACGGGCATATTTGTTTAG ATATATTGTATGATTCTTGGTCTCCAGCCATGACGGTGAGTTCCATCTGCATCAGTATCCTCTCCATGCTGTCAAGCTCAACTGAAAAG CAACGACCAACCGACAATGACCGCTATGTGAAGAACTGTAAGAACGGAAGATCTCCAAAGGAGACCCGATGGTGGTTCCACGACGATAAAGTATAA
- the LOC104702290 gene encoding cytokinin dehydrogenase 5-like isoform X2 encodes MTSIFLLMTVAISQLIIAVGPSELLRIGAIDVDGYFSVHPTELASVSSDFGMLKSPEEPLAVLHPSSAEDVARLVRTAYGSATAFPISARGHGHSINGQAVAGRNGVVVEMNHGVTGTPEPLIRPDEMYVDVWGGELWVDVLRKTVEYGLAPKSWTDYLYLTVGGTLSNAGISGQAFHHGPQISNVLEMDVVTGKGEVMRCSEEENTKLFHGVLGGLGQLGIITRARISLEPAPQRVRWIRVLYSSFEVFTEDQEYLISMHGQLKFDYVEGFVIVDEGLVNNWRSSFFSPRNPVKISSVSSNGSVLYCLEITKNYHDSDSETVDQEVEILMKKLNFIPTSVFTTDLQYVDFLDRVHKAELKLRSKNLWEVPHPWLNLFVPKSRISDFDKGVFKGILGNKTSGPILIYPMNKDKWDERSSAVTPDEEVFYLVALLRSALTDGEETQKLEYLKDQNRRILEFCELAKINVKQYLPHHATQEEWVAHFGDKWDRFRSLKAEFDPRHILATGQRIFQNPSLSLFPPSSPSSSAASW; translated from the exons ATGACGTCAATCTTTCTCCTCATGACGGTCGCTATATCTCAACTGATCATAGCCGTTGGTCCGAGTGAGCTCCTCCGCATCGGAGCCATCGATGTCGACGGATATTTCAGCGTCCACCCTACCGAGTTAGCCTCTGTTTCGTCGGACTTCGGTATGCTAAAGTCGCCCGAAGAGCCATTAGCCGTGCTTCATCCATCCTCGGCCGAAGACGTGGCACGACTCGTCAGAACAGCTTACGGTTCAGCCACCGCGTTTCCGATCTCAGCTCGAGGTCACGGCCATTCTATAAACGGGCAAGCAGTAGCGGGGAGGAACGGTGTGGTGGTTGAGATGAATCACGGCGTAACCGGGACGCCGGAGCCACTCATCCGACCGGATGAAATGTATGTGGACGTTTGGGGTGGAGAGTTATGGGTCGATGTGTTGAGGAAAACGGTTGAATATGGGTTAGCACCAAAATCTTGGACTGATTACTTATACCTCACCGTAGGAGGTACACTCTCCAATGCAGGAATCAGTGGTCAAGCTTTTCACCATGGTCCACAGATTAGTAACGTCCTTGAGATGGACGTTGTAACTG GGAAAGGAGAGGTGATGAGATGCtcagaagaagagaacacaAAGCTATTCCATGGAGTTCTTGGTGGGTTAGGTCAACTTGGGATCATTACACGAGCACGAATCTCTCTCGAACCTGCTCCCCAAAGG GTAAGATGGATAAGGGTATTGTATTCGAGCTTTGAGGTGTTTACAGAGGACCAAGAGTACTTAATATCGATGCATGGTCAATTAAAGTTTGATTACGTGGAAGGTTTTGTGATTGTGGACGAAGGTCTCGTGAACAATTGGAgatcctctttcttctctccacGTAACCCCGTCAAGATCTCGTCCGTTAGTTCGAACGGGTCCGTTTTGTATTGCCTAGAGATCACCAAGAACTACCACGACTCCGACTCCGAAACCGTCGATCAG gAAGTAGAGATTCTGATGAAGAAATTGAATTTCATACCGACATCAGTATTTACGACAGATTTGCAGTATGTGGATTTTCTGGACCGGGTACACAAGGCGGAGTTGAAGCTCCGGTCCAAGAATTTGTGGGAGGTTCCACACCCATGGCTCAACCTCTTCGTACCAAAATCAAGAATCTCTGACTTCGACAAAGGCGTTTTCAAGGGCATTTTGGGGAATAAAACAAGTGGCCCTATCCTTATCTACCCCATGAACAAAGACAA ATGGGACGAGAGGAGCTCAGCCGTGACGCCGGATGAGGAAGTTTTCTATCTGGTGGCTCTATTGAGGTCAGCTTTAACGGACGGTGAGGAGACTCAGAAGCTAGAGTATCTGAAAGACCAGAACAGGCGGATCTTGGAGTTCTGCGAACTAGCTAAGATCAATGTAAAGCAGTACCTTCCTCACCACGCAACACAGGAAGAGTGGGTGGCTCATTTTGGGGACAAGTGGGATCGGTTCAGAAGCCTCAAAGCTGAGTTCGATCCGCGACATATACTTGCTACTGGTCAGAGAATCTTTCAAAACCCATCTTTGTCTTTGTTTCCTCCATCGTCTCCTTCTTCGTCAGCGGCTTCATGGTGA
- the LOC104702290 gene encoding cytokinin dehydrogenase 5-like isoform X1, which translates to MTSIFLLMTVAISQLIIAVGPSELLRIGAIDVDGYFSVHPTELASVSSDFGMLKSPEEPLAVLHPSSAEDVARLVRTAYGSATAFPISARGHGHSINGQAVAGRNGVVVEMNHGVTGTPEPLIRPDEMYVDVWGGELWVDVLRKTVEYGLAPKSWTDYLYLTVGGTLSNAGISGQAFHHGPQISNVLEMDVVTGKGEVMRCSEEENTKLFHGVLGGLGQLGIITRARISLEPAPQRVRWIRVLYSSFEVFTEDQEYLISMHGQLKFDYVEGFVIVDEGLVNNWRSSFFSPRNPVKISSVSSNGSVLYCLEITKNYHDSDSETVDQEVEILMKKLNFIPTSVFTTDLQYVDFLDRVHKAELKLRSKNLWEVPHPWLNLFVPKSRISDFDKGVFKGILGNKTSGPILIYPMNKDKWDERSSAVTPDEEVFYLVALLRSALTDGEETQKLEYLKDQNRRILEFCELAKINVKQYLPHHATQEEWVAHFGDKWDRFRSLKAEFDPRHILATGQRIFQNPSLSLFPPSSPSSSAASW; encoded by the exons ATGACGTCAATCTTTCTCCTCATGACGGTCGCTATATCTCAACTGATCATAGCCGTTGGTCCGAGTGAGCTCCTCCGCATCGGAGCCATCGATGTCGACGGATATTTCAGCGTCCACCCTACCGAGTTAGCCTCTGTTTCGTCGGACTTCGGTATGCTAAAGTCGCCCGAAGAGCCATTAGCCGTGCTTCATCCATCCTCGGCCGAAGACGTGGCACGACTCGTCAGAACAGCTTACGGTTCAGCCACCGCGTTTCCGATCTCAGCTCGAGGTCACGGCCATTCTATAAACGGGCAAGCAGTAGCGGGGAGGAACGGTGTGGTGGTTGAGATGAATCACGGCGTAACCGGGACGCCGGAGCCACTCATCCGACCGGATGAAATGTATGTGGACGTTTGGGGTGGAGAGTTATGGGTCGATGTGTTGAGGAAAACGGTTGAATATGGGTTAGCACCAAAATCTTGGACTGATTACTTATACCTCACCGTAGGAGGTACACTCTCCAATGCAGGAATCAGTGGTCAAGCTTTTCACCATGGTCCACAGATTAGTAACGTCCTTGAGATGGACGTTGTAACTG GGAAAGGAGAGGTGATGAGATGCtcagaagaagagaacacaAAGCTATTCCATGGAGTTCTTGGTGGGTTAGGTCAACTTGGGATCATTACACGAGCACGAATCTCTCTCGAACCTGCTCCCCAAAGG GTAAGATGGATAAGGGTATTGTATTCGAGCTTTGAGGTGTTTACAGAGGACCAAGAGTACTTAATATCGATGCATGGTCAATTAAAGTTTGATTACGTGGAAGGTTTTGTGATTGTGGACGAAGGTCTCGTGAACAATTGGAgatcctctttcttctctccacGTAACCCCGTCAAGATCTCGTCCGTTAGTTCGAACGGGTCCGTTTTGTATTGCCTAGAGATCACCAAGAACTACCACGACTCCGACTCCGAAACCGTCGATCAG gAAGTAGAgattttgatgaagaaattGAATTTCATACCGACATCGGTATTTACGACAGATTTACAGTATGTGGATTTTCTGGACCGGGTACACAAGGCGGAGTTGAAGCTCCGGTCCAAGAATTTGTGGGAGGTTCCACACCCATGGCTCAACCTCTTCGTACCAAAATCAAGAATCTCTGACTTCGACAAAGGCGTTTTCAAGGGCATTTTGGGGAATAAAACAAGTGGCCCTATCCTTATCTACCCCATGAACAAAGACAA ATGGGACGAGAGGAGCTCAGCCGTGACGCCGGATGAGGAAGTTTTCTATCTGGTGGCTCTATTGAGGTCAGCTTTAACGGACGGTGAGGAGACTCAGAAGCTAGAGTATCTGAAAGACCAGAACAGGCGGATCTTGGAGTTCTGCGAACTAGCTAAGATCAATGTAAAGCAGTACCTTCCTCACCACGCAACACAGGAAGAGTGGGTGGCTCATTTTGGGGACAAGTGGGATCGGTTCAGAAGCCTCAAAGCTGAGTTCGATCCGCGACATATACTTGCTACTGGTCAGAGAATCTTTCAAAACCCATCTTTGTCTTTGTTTCCACCATCGTCTCCTTCTTCGTCAGCGGCTTCATGGTGA